In the genome of Fibrobacter sp., the window GAACATGTAAAACTTTTTTCCAATGAGTATGATCAAATAATGTATAATCTCGGGATTTATATAAATAGAATCCATTCTATTATGGGAGAAGGGTTTGGCTGGTTTAATCTGGAAAAAAGTGAAATGTTTCAAACTTGGTTTGATTTTCTAATAAATATAGTAGAAGAGATTGGCTGCCGATCGGAAAAGTTCGGAACAATTTCAAAAAAATACATATATAAACTGCAGATGGCTATTATTAAAAGCAAGCCCCTTTTCCTCTTACAGGATTCTCATCTTGTTCATCATGATCTGCATGTAAGCATACGGTAAAACCCATATTTAGAAGCATCTGAAAACCAGGTATTTTACAACGTATTTACGAATTACCTGAAGGTTTAGAAGGTTTCCAGTCAGGGAGTAAAAATCTGCTGATTTCGCTGGATTTAGCTTTAGGAAGTTCAGTAAGGAGATCTTTGATATAAACAAACGGATCGTAACCGTGCATTTTGGCGATGGAAACCAGAGAATAGATGATTGCCGCTCTTTGGGCCGCATCATGTGAACCGGCAAACAGGAAATTTTTACGACCCAGGGCAACAGGTCTGATTGCATTTTCGATCAGAATATTACTTATCTCAATGCGGCCATCATTAAGGTATGGTTCGAAAAATGGCCATTGGTTGAGAGCGTACGAAAGAGCTATTCCTATAGGCGATTTAGGAAGTACCGAAGAGATCTGCTCAAGAATCCATTCTTTAAAGGAAGACATGGATGGAGTGATTGTTTCCTTTCTCATGGCAAGCCTGTCATCACTGGACAGTTCTTTTTCCCTGGCTTCGCGTTCAAGCAGATACCACTCTCTCATATTGTCAAGAGCATACTGCGCACGTTCCTTGTCATAGCCAAGTGCTTTTTCAAAACGTCTTCGCACATGATCCATGCATGCAGAATGTTTAAGTTGGTTTCTGGCGATAATTTCACCGTAGCCTTCGTACCCGTCAACCTGAAGTGTTCCTTTGAAATTTTTAAGAAATTCATTAGGTCCCTCTCTGGACCTGTTCTTGCGATAATCAAAGATAACGATTTTTCTGATCGGATCGTGATAAACCCAAAAGTAGCCCTTGTGAGTTTTCCCTTTTTTATCTCTTGTAAGAACTGGAATGGGTGTTTCATCTGCCTGTAGATAGTTTGAAGAAAGGATATCTTTGACATAACCATTTAAAACAGGCTCAAGCCAGAATATGCCATTCCTGCAATTATCGCACAACCATGACTCTGAAAAATCTACATTGTACTCGTTCTTGAATTTCTTACGCTGACGAT includes:
- a CDS encoding IS66 family transposase, which encodes MKTITKDALIVASRQELIDTALSQATLNEKLQSELQELKFKLEWFKRQIFGTKSERFIPSDDLQEALDLGIVKDEETSSEAPAKVITYEKKTKEAQKPAHGRGNMPTHLPIRDSIIEPEGDLTGMVRIGEEVSWYYEMDKPDSLHVVRLIRPKYVHPKQDGVLIGELPALPVEKGNAGPGFIANILIDKFVYHLPLDRQRKKFKNEYNVDFSESWLCDNCRNGIFWLEPVLNGYVKDILSSNYLQADETPIPVLTRDKKGKTHKGYFWVYHDPIRKIVIFDYRKNRSREGPNEFLKNFKGTLQVDGYEGYGEIIARNQLKHSACMDHVRRRFEKALGYDKERAQYALDNMREWYLLEREAREKELSSDDRLAMRKETITPSMSSFKEWILEQISSVLPKSPIGIALSYALNQWPFFEPYLNDGRIEISNILIENAIRPVALGRKNFLFAGSHDAAQRAAIIYSLVSIAKMHGYDPFVYIKDLLTELPKAKSSEISRFLLPDWKPSKPSGNS